The sequence GATGTCGCGCCAGCGGATCCCACGGACACCCGTCCCCAGCGCCTTCATCACCGCTTCCTTGGCCGCGAAGCGCGCTGCCAGTTCCGCCGGTCGGCGGCCGTAGCGCTCCCGCTCCCGCTCGGTGTAAACCCTGCGCAAGAATCGATCACCGAAGCGCTCAAGCGTCTGCTGAATGCGGTCGATCTCGATGACGTCGATGCCAACTTCCACCGGTCCGGCCGCCTCTGGATCCCAGAGGGGCTGATAGCTAGCGCCCGACACCGGCATAGCGGAACCCAAGTCGCCGCACATCGGCAGGATCGTAGAGGTTGCGCCCGTCCAGCAGAACCGGCTGGCGCATCAAGTCCGCGACCC is a genomic window of Sphaerobacter thermophilus DSM 20745 containing:
- a CDS encoding holo-ACP synthase, which produces MEVGIDVIEIDRIQQTLERFGDRFLRRVYTERERERYGRRPAELAARFAAKEAVMKALGTGVRGIRWRDIEVLPNRRGKPIVVLHDTAAARAAHLGLTHFSISLTHSRSVAMAVVVATKRAPMDGEADGS